One region of Betaproteobacteria bacterium genomic DNA includes:
- a CDS encoding hemerythrin family protein: MFQQDFRFLPAPFRLGDHLLDCQHEGLFECMDALKKLSGDPSAAYKCNEIMSELTGRLAQHFDYEEALMKKVGLKGDMFDQHVAAHTQIMDEISHIHLTSITGGYGAVDALLPSVSKWVLNHLMKYDLSLKPLIEDANRRA, translated from the coding sequence ATGTTCCAGCAGGATTTTCGTTTTCTTCCAGCGCCGTTTAGGCTTGGCGACCACTTGCTCGACTGTCAGCATGAAGGCTTGTTTGAATGCATGGATGCATTAAAGAAGCTGTCAGGCGATCCTTCTGCAGCTTACAAATGCAATGAAATAATGTCCGAATTGACCGGTAGATTGGCGCAACACTTCGATTATGAAGAAGCGTTGATGAAGAAAGTCGGTCTGAAAGGTGACATGTTTGATCAGCATGTTGCTGCGCACACCCAGATAATGGACGAGATTTCGCACATTCATTTGACATCGATAACCGGCGGCTACGGCGCTGTCGATGCCTTGCTTCCCAGTGTCTCCAAGTGGGTGCTGAATCACTTGATGAAATACGATCTGAGCCTCAAGCCGCTGATTGAGGATGCTAACCGGAGAGCTTGA
- the tyrS gene encoding tyrosine--tRNA ligase, whose amino-acid sequence MTQSPLIQDLQDRGLIAQITDAAALDKLLTEESVTLYCGFDPTADSLHLGHLVPVLILKRFQEAGHKPIALVGGATGMIGDPSFKATERKLNTPDVIASWVDKIRGQVAPFLKFEGENAAIMANNYDWFGGMNCLEFMRDIGKHFSVNAMIKKESVQQRLQREDQGISYTEFSYSLLQGYDFAELNKRYGCVLQIGGSDQWGNIVAGTDLTRRLHQQHVFGMTVPLITKADGTKFGKTESGAIWLDPKKTSPYAFYQFWLNTSDADVYKFLRFFTFLPVDRINAIEATDKASGTKPEAQRILAEEATRLVHGEVALMAARRITECLFSGQLADLTENDLEQLAQDGMPGVQLDKANGSLIDALAAGGLAKSKSEARSFIQSGSVSVNGQKADMIDHQIAGDERLYGRFTILRRGKKNYGLVSWL is encoded by the coding sequence ATGACCCAGTCCCCCCTCATTCAGGATCTGCAGGATCGCGGCCTGATCGCCCAGATCACCGACGCGGCTGCGCTCGACAAACTGCTGACGGAGGAATCGGTAACGCTCTATTGCGGCTTCGACCCGACGGCGGACAGCCTGCATCTCGGCCATCTGGTGCCGGTGCTCATCCTGAAACGCTTCCAGGAAGCCGGCCACAAACCGATCGCTCTGGTCGGCGGCGCCACCGGCATGATCGGCGACCCGAGCTTCAAGGCCACCGAGCGCAAGCTGAATACGCCGGACGTGATCGCCAGCTGGGTGGACAAGATTCGCGGCCAAGTCGCCCCCTTCCTCAAGTTTGAAGGCGAGAACGCGGCTATCATGGCCAACAATTACGACTGGTTCGGCGGCATGAACTGCCTCGAATTCATGCGCGACATCGGCAAGCACTTCTCGGTCAACGCCATGATCAAGAAGGAATCCGTCCAGCAGCGCCTGCAGCGCGAAGACCAGGGTATTTCTTACACCGAGTTTTCCTACAGCCTGCTCCAGGGCTACGACTTTGCCGAACTCAACAAGCGCTACGGCTGCGTGCTGCAGATCGGCGGCTCCGATCAGTGGGGGAACATCGTCGCCGGTACCGACCTGACCCGCCGCCTGCACCAGCAACACGTTTTCGGCATGACCGTACCGCTGATCACCAAGGCCGACGGCACCAAGTTCGGCAAGACCGAATCCGGCGCCATCTGGCTCGACCCGAAAAAGACCTCGCCCTACGCCTTCTACCAGTTCTGGCTGAATACCAGCGATGCAGATGTCTATAAATTCTTGCGATTTTTCACCTTTTTACCGGTTGACCGCATCAATGCGATCGAGGCAACCGACAAGGCCAGCGGCACCAAGCCGGAAGCCCAGCGCATCCTGGCCGAGGAGGCCACGCGTCTGGTGCACGGAGAAGTAGCCCTGATGGCCGCCCGGCGCATCACCGAATGCCTGTTCTCCGGCCAATTGGCCGATCTCACCGAAAACGACCTCGAACAACTGGCCCAGGATGGCATGCCCGGCGTGCAACTGGACAAGGCCAACGGCAGCCTGATCGACGCCCTGGCCGCCGGCGGCCTCGCGAAGTCAAAATCTGAAGCACGCAGCTTTATCCAGAGCGGCAGCGTCAGCGTCAATGGCCAAAAGGCCGATATGATCGACCACCAGATTGCGGGCGATGAGCGCCTCTATGGCCGCTTTACGATCCTGCGCCGCGGCAAGAAGAACTACGGGCTGGTCAGCTGGCTGTAA
- a CDS encoding glutathione S-transferase family protein, with protein MPKLKLTYFDFPGGRAEPARLALHLGGIPFEDFRFAPSSFPEVRKTTPLNQVPTLHVDDAQVTQSDAITRYAGKLAGLYPTDPFQALLCDEILGALEDVNIKLGATFGLTGEALEASRNALVSGAITQYLHWLESQLESHGGQYFSDNRLTIADLKAFVLVRWLCSGKLDHIPADLVDSVAPKLKAHMLRIASMPAIAQYYKALGMA; from the coding sequence ATGCCCAAACTGAAGCTGACCTATTTCGATTTCCCCGGCGGACGCGCGGAACCGGCGCGACTCGCCCTGCATCTGGGCGGTATTCCGTTCGAGGATTTTCGCTTCGCGCCGAGCTCTTTTCCCGAAGTCCGCAAGACCACACCACTGAATCAGGTGCCGACGCTGCACGTCGATGACGCCCAAGTCACGCAAAGCGATGCCATCACGCGCTACGCTGGCAAGCTCGCCGGACTGTATCCGACCGACCCGTTCCAGGCACTGCTCTGCGACGAAATCCTCGGGGCGCTGGAAGACGTCAATATCAAGCTCGGCGCCACGTTCGGCTTAACCGGCGAAGCTCTGGAAGCCTCACGCAATGCGCTGGTCAGCGGTGCCATCACGCAATACCTGCACTGGCTGGAGTCTCAACTGGAAAGCCATGGCGGCCAGTACTTTTCCGACAACCGCCTGACCATCGCCGACCTCAAAGCCTTCGTCCTGGTCCGCTGGTTATGCTCGGGCAAGCTCGACCACATTCCGGCTGATCTGGTCGACAGTGTCGCCCCCAAGCTCAAGGCGCACATGCTGCGCATCGCTAGCATGCCGGCCATCGCGCAATATTACAAAGCACTGGGGATGGCGTAA
- the purM gene encoding phosphoribosylformylglycinamidine cyclo-ligase: protein MTQNTSLSYRDAGVDIDAGDALVERIKPLAKKTLREGVLGGIGGFGALFEVPKRYKEPVLVSGTDGVGTKLRLAFDLNRHDTVGQDLVAMSVNDILVLGAESLFFLDYFACGKLDVDTAAAVVGGIAKGCELAGCALIGGETAEMPGMYPAGEYDLAGFAVGVVEKSKAIDGKASIVPGDVVLGLASSGAHSNGYSLVRKIIERSKPDMNAKFDGERTLADVVMAPTRIYVKQVLATMEKVSIKGMAHITGGGLLENVPRVLPESTVAELEKAAWPRPKLFDWMQAEGNVAENEMHRVFNCGIGLVVVVAAADADVAMAELKAQGEAVYRIGKIRARAGDEAQTLVV, encoded by the coding sequence ATGACCCAGAATACTTCCCTCTCCTACCGTGATGCTGGCGTCGATATCGATGCCGGTGATGCACTCGTCGAACGTATCAAGCCGTTGGCCAAGAAGACCCTGCGCGAGGGCGTACTGGGCGGCATTGGTGGTTTCGGCGCGCTGTTCGAAGTGCCAAAGCGTTACAAGGAGCCGGTGTTGGTGTCCGGCACCGATGGTGTTGGCACCAAGCTGCGCTTGGCTTTTGACCTGAATCGGCACGATACGGTGGGCCAGGATCTGGTCGCCATGAGCGTCAATGACATTCTGGTGCTCGGCGCCGAGTCTCTGTTCTTCCTCGACTACTTCGCCTGCGGCAAGCTCGATGTCGATACCGCCGCTGCGGTTGTTGGCGGCATTGCCAAGGGCTGCGAACTGGCGGGTTGTGCGCTGATTGGTGGTGAAACTGCCGAGATGCCGGGCATGTACCCGGCCGGCGAATACGATCTGGCCGGTTTTGCGGTAGGCGTTGTTGAAAAGTCGAAAGCTATCGATGGCAAGGCCTCGATTGTTCCGGGTGACGTGGTGCTCGGCTTGGCTTCGTCAGGCGCCCACTCCAACGGTTACTCGCTGGTGCGCAAGATCATTGAACGCTCCAAGCCGGACATGAATGCCAAGTTTGACGGCGAGCGTACGCTGGCCGACGTGGTCATGGCGCCGACCCGCATCTACGTCAAGCAAGTGCTGGCGACCATGGAAAAGGTCTCGATCAAGGGCATGGCCCATATCACCGGTGGCGGCTTGCTCGAAAACGTGCCGCGTGTGTTGCCGGAAAGCACCGTTGCCGAGCTGGAAAAGGCTGCCTGGCCGCGTCCGAAGCTGTTCGACTGGATGCAGGCCGAAGGCAATGTCGCCGAAAACGAAATGCACCGTGTCTTCAATTGCGGTATCGGTCTGGTGGTCGTCGTTGCGGCGGCGGATGCCGATGTCGCCATGGCCGAACTGAAGGCTCAGGGCGAAGCCGTTTATCGCATCGGCAAGATCCGGGCGCGCGCCGGTGACGAAGCGCAGACCCTTGTGGTCTAA
- a CDS encoding septal ring lytic transglycosylase RlpA family protein, with product MWSKWQWRVAAVVCGLLLLNGSSTVWAASEKASAKPATARHAASRHARHSKRIKAPNRAHGGSTAEAFGQADLVDGSTSGLHGHASFYGTGFQGRKTSTGDTFDVNLFTAASNRFPLGTVLAVRRMDNDRCAIVKVNDRMHAKHRKRIIDVSRGVAEYLNMIRAGVVMVRVMPLPGGKIGRGGESCHAAFEPEEECTSCGQPEKLPDFEKQDGD from the coding sequence TTGTGGTCTAAATGGCAGTGGCGGGTCGCGGCAGTTGTCTGTGGCCTGCTCTTGCTGAACGGCTCGTCGACTGTCTGGGCGGCGAGCGAGAAAGCTTCGGCCAAACCGGCCACCGCCCGCCATGCCGCCAGTCGGCATGCCAGACATTCAAAACGGATTAAGGCGCCAAATCGCGCCCATGGTGGTTCGACGGCCGAGGCGTTCGGACAGGCCGACCTGGTTGACGGGAGTACTTCCGGGCTCCACGGACATGCCAGTTTTTATGGCACCGGTTTTCAAGGGCGCAAGACTTCGACCGGCGACACATTTGACGTCAATCTCTTTACCGCAGCCAGCAACCGCTTTCCACTGGGTACCGTGCTGGCTGTTCGGCGGATGGACAACGACCGTTGTGCCATCGTCAAGGTCAATGACCGCATGCACGCGAAACATCGCAAACGCATCATCGACGTGTCGCGCGGGGTTGCGGAATACCTCAACATGATTCGCGCCGGCGTGGTCATGGTCCGAGTCATGCCTTTGCCGGGCGGAAAAATCGGGCGTGGCGGCGAATCTTGTCATGCCGCGTTCGAGCCGGAGGAAGAGTGTACTTCCTGTGGTCAACCGGAAAAATTGCCCGATTTTGAAAAGCAGGACGGCGACTGA
- a CDS encoding efflux RND transporter periplasmic adaptor subunit encodes MKKNTRFGIIAIALAGLAGLAYTAYTANRAPAAAPLAAGNAPAPAKPAAGGAPASFPISVEVAKVASSDFSDDALAVGTLKSNESVVLRPEIAGRIAAISFKDGAVVGKGAVLVVFDAAIQDAELQQARANLALARSSYQRNAELVGKKFLSQQALDGSAATLKVQEAAVRLAEAKAAKMRIKAPFKGMLGLRNVSVGDYVKDGQDLINIEDVATLRVDFKLPETYLGRIAKGQRVDVLSDALPGEHFNAVLDAVDPMVDQNGRAISARARLDNAAGKLRPGMFVRVRLQFGERKGVLMVPEQAIVPGGQPAVFKVVDGKAALTKVSLGVRRAAQVEVVEGLAEGDLVVTAGQLKLREGASVKTVGDGAPPAAAPVKPGVADK; translated from the coding sequence ATGAAGAAAAATACCCGTTTCGGAATTATTGCGATTGCTCTCGCCGGTTTGGCTGGTCTGGCCTACACCGCTTACACCGCCAATCGGGCGCCGGCTGCTGCCCCGCTGGCGGCTGGCAATGCGCCTGCACCCGCCAAGCCGGCAGCCGGCGGGGCACCCGCCAGTTTCCCGATTTCTGTCGAGGTCGCCAAAGTGGCGAGCAGTGATTTTTCGGATGACGCGTTGGCGGTGGGCACGCTGAAATCGAATGAATCCGTGGTGTTGCGCCCTGAAATCGCGGGCCGGATTGCCGCTATCAGCTTCAAGGATGGTGCGGTCGTCGGCAAAGGCGCCGTGCTGGTGGTATTTGATGCGGCGATTCAGGACGCCGAGTTGCAGCAAGCACGGGCCAATCTGGCGCTGGCGCGCAGCAGCTACCAGCGAAACGCTGAACTGGTCGGCAAGAAATTTCTTAGTCAGCAAGCGCTCGATGGTTCCGCCGCCACGCTGAAAGTGCAGGAGGCCGCCGTTCGCCTGGCGGAAGCGAAGGCCGCCAAGATGCGCATCAAGGCGCCGTTCAAGGGCATGCTGGGTTTGCGCAATGTCAGCGTCGGCGATTACGTCAAGGATGGCCAGGATCTGATCAACATCGAAGATGTAGCCACGCTGCGCGTGGATTTCAAGTTGCCTGAAACCTATCTCGGGCGCATCGCCAAAGGCCAGCGCGTTGATGTGCTGAGTGATGCTTTACCGGGCGAGCATTTCAATGCGGTGCTGGATGCCGTCGATCCGATGGTCGATCAAAACGGCCGGGCTATTTCGGCCCGGGCTCGTCTCGACAACGCGGCCGGCAAGTTGCGCCCGGGGATGTTCGTTCGCGTCCGACTGCAATTCGGCGAGCGCAAGGGTGTGCTGATGGTGCCCGAGCAGGCCATCGTTCCGGGTGGTCAGCCGGCGGTGTTCAAGGTGGTCGATGGCAAGGCGGCGCTGACCAAGGTCAGCCTGGGGGTACGTCGTGCGGCACAGGTCGAGGTGGTTGAAGGCCTCGCAGAAGGCGATCTGGTCGTCACTGCCGGCCAGTTGAAATTGCGCGAAGGGGCATCGGTCAAGACCGTGGGCGATGGTGCGCCGCCAGCGGCAGCGCCAGTCAAGCCGGGTGTGGCCGACAAATGA
- a CDS encoding efflux RND transporter permease subunit, producing the protein MKISDLCIKRPVFATVLSLVIMLLGIVSYTRLPVREYPKIDEPVVTVGTTYRGASAEIIESQVTKPLEDSLAGIEGVEVITSISRAENSQISVRFKLERAPDSAASDVRDRVSRVRNKLPDAVDEPVIAKVEADANPVIWIAFSSDKHSALEVTDVATRIVKPRLQTLPGAADVRVFGDRKFAMRIWLDKQRLAAYQLTPADVEDALRKQNVEVPAGRIESREREFSVVANTDLKTPEEFGAAVVKTVNGYPVRISDLGRVEIGAAEERSSVRFKGRSAVALGVIKQATANPLELSKALRADLPKITAELPAGMTADLSYDSSVFIDRSIESVFKTIGEAILLVLAIIFFFLRNFRATLIPLVTIPVSLVGAFGIMFALGFTINTLTLLALVLAIGLVVDDAIVVLENIYRHIEEGMPRRQAALQGAKEIGFAVVAMTLTLAAVYAPVAFMTGRTGKLFIEFALTLAGAVLVSGFVALTLSPMMCSILLKHDDKHGKAFMMIEGFLNWLNAAYKKVLTASLNRRWIVLLGFLVVAASCGVLLKALKSELAPIEDRGIIFGMFIAPEGATLNYTEKYAREIEGIYSQTKDVERYFVVAGNPTVSQGISVLGLNDWALRKRNSLAIAKELFPKFGQIPGVMAFPITPPSLGQSARERPVNYVIVTSASYEALQKVTGQFLGELAKNPGLQNIDTDLKLNKPELSVDVDRNKAADMGVPVETIGRTLETFLGGRQVTRFKRDGEQYDVIVQVADVERRNPDDIHDIYVRGRDGSMISLENLVSVRETISPRELNHFGQRRAVTITANLAPGYTLGEALTYMDGVANQVLKPGYAVDYNGQSREFRQSSSSLALTFGLALAFIYLVLAAQFESFRDPFIIMLTVPLSMAGALLALWLANGTLNVYSQIGLVTLVGLITKHGILIVEFANQLQEKGMSIKEAVIESAFLRLRPILMTTGAMVLGAVPLALATGAGAESRQQIGWVIVGGLLLGTFFTLFVVPTVYSLLAAKKEVVITESNAC; encoded by the coding sequence ATGAAGATTTCCGACCTGTGCATCAAGCGGCCGGTCTTCGCCACCGTCTTGTCGCTGGTCATCATGCTGCTTGGTATTGTCTCCTACACCCGGCTGCCGGTACGCGAGTACCCGAAGATTGATGAGCCAGTGGTCACGGTCGGCACGACCTATCGCGGTGCTTCCGCAGAAATCATCGAGTCTCAGGTCACCAAGCCACTGGAGGATTCGCTGGCAGGGATCGAAGGCGTCGAGGTCATCACGTCGATCTCGCGGGCCGAGAACAGCCAGATTTCAGTGCGTTTCAAGTTGGAGCGGGCACCTGATTCGGCTGCATCCGATGTCCGTGACCGGGTGTCCCGCGTCCGTAACAAGTTGCCGGATGCGGTTGATGAACCGGTTATCGCCAAAGTCGAGGCAGACGCCAATCCCGTCATCTGGATCGCCTTTTCATCCGACAAGCATTCGGCGCTGGAAGTCACCGATGTGGCCACCCGCATCGTCAAGCCGCGCCTGCAAACCTTGCCCGGCGCAGCCGATGTGCGCGTCTTTGGCGACCGCAAGTTTGCCATGCGCATCTGGCTCGACAAGCAGCGTCTGGCTGCCTATCAGCTGACGCCGGCGGATGTCGAGGATGCGCTGCGCAAGCAGAATGTCGAGGTGCCGGCCGGGCGGATCGAAAGTCGCGAACGCGAATTTTCGGTGGTGGCCAATACTGATCTGAAGACGCCCGAGGAATTCGGCGCGGCGGTGGTCAAGACTGTTAACGGCTATCCGGTGCGTATCAGTGATCTCGGGCGGGTGGAAATCGGGGCGGCTGAAGAGCGCAGCTCGGTTCGGTTCAAAGGCCGATCGGCGGTAGCGCTCGGGGTCATCAAGCAGGCGACGGCCAATCCGCTCGAATTATCGAAGGCGCTGCGCGCCGATCTGCCGAAGATCACCGCCGAACTGCCTGCGGGGATGACCGCGGATCTGTCTTACGACTCGTCGGTGTTCATCGATCGCTCGATCGAGTCGGTGTTCAAGACCATCGGCGAAGCGATCCTGCTCGTGCTGGCGATCATTTTCTTTTTTCTGCGCAATTTCAGGGCCACGCTGATCCCGCTGGTGACCATCCCTGTCTCGCTGGTTGGTGCCTTCGGCATCATGTTTGCCCTCGGTTTCACGATCAATACGCTCACCTTGCTCGCGTTGGTGCTGGCGATTGGGCTAGTGGTGGACGACGCCATCGTCGTGCTGGAAAACATCTACCGGCATATCGAGGAAGGCATGCCGCGCCGACAGGCGGCCTTGCAGGGGGCGAAGGAGATCGGCTTTGCCGTGGTGGCCATGACGCTGACACTGGCTGCGGTATACGCACCGGTTGCCTTCATGACGGGTCGTACCGGCAAGCTGTTCATCGAATTTGCGCTGACCCTGGCCGGGGCCGTGCTGGTGTCTGGATTCGTCGCGCTGACCCTGTCGCCGATGATGTGCTCGATTTTGCTGAAGCACGACGACAAGCACGGCAAGGCCTTCATGATGATTGAAGGCTTCCTCAATTGGCTGAATGCCGCCTATAAAAAGGTACTGACGGCGTCGCTCAATCGACGCTGGATCGTGCTGCTTGGTTTTCTCGTTGTTGCCGCTTCATGCGGTGTCCTGCTCAAGGCGTTGAAGTCGGAATTGGCGCCGATTGAGGATCGCGGGATCATTTTTGGGATGTTTATCGCACCGGAGGGTGCGACGCTGAACTACACCGAAAAATATGCCCGGGAGATCGAAGGTATCTATAGCCAGACCAAGGATGTCGAGCGCTATTTTGTGGTGGCCGGCAACCCGACAGTCAGCCAGGGGATTTCCGTGCTGGGCCTGAACGACTGGGCCTTGCGCAAGCGAAATTCGCTCGCCATCGCCAAGGAGCTGTTTCCGAAGTTCGGTCAGATTCCTGGCGTCATGGCCTTCCCGATTACGCCGCCATCGCTTGGTCAGAGTGCCCGGGAGCGGCCAGTGAACTATGTCATCGTGACCTCCGCCAGTTACGAAGCATTGCAGAAGGTAACCGGGCAGTTTCTCGGCGAACTGGCGAAAAATCCGGGGCTGCAGAACATTGATACGGATCTCAAGCTGAACAAGCCAGAACTGTCGGTCGACGTTGATCGCAACAAGGCGGCGGACATGGGGGTGCCGGTCGAAACCATCGGCCGGACGCTGGAAACCTTTCTCGGTGGTCGGCAGGTCACCCGTTTCAAGCGCGATGGCGAGCAATACGACGTGATCGTCCAGGTTGCCGATGTCGAGCGCCGGAATCCGGACGATATCCACGATATCTACGTTCGTGGGCGCGATGGCAGCATGATTTCGCTGGAGAATCTGGTGTCGGTCAGGGAAACGATCAGCCCGCGCGAACTGAATCACTTTGGCCAGCGTCGGGCGGTGACGATCACCGCCAACCTGGCGCCGGGTTATACGCTGGGCGAGGCGCTGACCTATATGGATGGCGTTGCCAATCAGGTATTAAAACCAGGCTACGCCGTTGATTACAACGGTCAGTCGCGCGAGTTCCGCCAATCTTCGTCGTCGTTGGCCTTGACCTTCGGCCTGGCGCTGGCCTTCATCTACCTGGTGCTGGCCGCGCAATTTGAAAGCTTCCGTGATCCCTTCATCATCATGCTCACCGTGCCTTTGTCGATGGCGGGTGCGCTGCTCGCCCTGTGGTTAGCCAACGGGACACTCAATGTGTATAGCCAGATCGGCCTCGTCACGCTGGTCGGGCTGATTACCAAGCACGGCATCCTGATCGTCGAATTCGCCAATCAATTACAGGAGAAGGGTATGTCTATCAAGGAGGCGGTCATCGAGTCCGCCTTCCTGCGTCTGCGGCCCATTTTGATGACGACCGGTGCCATGGTCCTCGGTGCCGTGCCGCTGGCCCTGGCGACCGGGGCAGGAGCGGAGTCGCGGCAGCAGATTGGCTGGGTCATCGTCGGTGGCCTGCTGCTGGGCACATTTTTCACGCTGTTCGTGGTGCCGACGGTTTATTCGCTGTTGGCGGCGAAAAAAGAGGTCGTCATCACCGAATCCAATGCTTGCTGA
- a CDS encoding response regulator produces the protein MDASLRVFVVDDDQIILDVLSVALDGVCELEKFASAEACLNRLAEAKPDLFLLDVSMPEMDGYTLCHRLKDDWDTQDIPVLFVSAGDDSETRMACYEAGGDDFIQKPFDPAELLGKVNVAGRIIEEKKALREQAGYAQRTAMAAMVSMGELGVVLQFLSKSFACNTVDELASELLQAMGQYDLQAAVQMRLGDEVLSLSQNGHNVPLEVSVLNHVRNSGRIFQFKSRCAFNYGRVTLMVNNMPLEDSDRCGRIRDNGALLAEGADARLKAIETEMQSSQRRAGIEAALPRLYSTLDGVQNNYRRNSFELTQVMIDFQEALTKAFIHLGLMENQEERLSNMANEFMLRVVGTQDASLTIIGQLEALADDLKLMLKS, from the coding sequence ATGGACGCAAGCCTGCGTGTTTTTGTAGTCGATGATGATCAAATTATTCTCGACGTATTGTCCGTAGCACTGGATGGTGTCTGCGAACTGGAAAAATTTGCGTCGGCCGAGGCATGTCTGAATCGACTGGCAGAAGCGAAGCCCGATCTCTTCCTGCTGGATGTATCAATGCCGGAAATGGATGGTTACACGCTGTGTCACCGTCTGAAGGATGATTGGGACACTCAGGATATTCCTGTGCTTTTCGTTTCGGCTGGCGACGATAGTGAAACCCGCATGGCATGTTATGAAGCCGGGGGCGACGATTTTATCCAGAAGCCCTTTGACCCGGCCGAGTTGCTCGGCAAGGTAAATGTTGCCGGGCGCATCATTGAAGAAAAGAAAGCCCTGCGCGAGCAGGCCGGCTACGCGCAACGGACAGCCATGGCCGCCATGGTCAGCATGGGTGAGCTGGGTGTTGTGCTGCAATTTCTCAGTAAATCCTTTGCCTGCAACACGGTCGACGAACTGGCCTCGGAACTGCTCCAGGCGATGGGTCAGTATGACCTGCAGGCGGCCGTGCAGATGCGGCTTGGCGACGAGGTGTTGTCACTGAGCCAGAACGGTCACAACGTGCCGCTGGAAGTCTCGGTGCTCAATCATGTCCGCAACAGCGGCCGGATTTTTCAGTTCAAGTCGCGCTGCGCCTTCAACTACGGTCGGGTCACCCTGATGGTCAACAACATGCCGCTGGAAGACAGCGATCGATGCGGTCGCATTCGCGACAATGGCGCGCTGCTGGCCGAGGGGGCCGATGCCCGTCTCAAGGCCATCGAAACCGAAATGCAATCGTCACAGCGGCGGGCCGGGATTGAGGCGGCGCTGCCGCGGCTCTATTCGACGCTGGATGGTGTGCAGAACAATTACCGGCGCAACAGTTTTGAACTGACTCAGGTGATGATTGATTTTCAGGAGGCCTTGACCAAGGCCTTCATCCATCTTGGCCTGATGGAAAATCAGGAGGAGCGCTTGAGCAACATGGCCAACGAATTCATGCTGCGCGTCGTCGGTACGCAGGATGCTTCGCTGACCATTATCGGCCAGCTTGAAGCATTGGCCGACGACCTCAAGCTGATGTTGAAGAGCTGA
- the miaA gene encoding tRNA (adenosine(37)-N6)-dimethylallyltransferase MiaA, with translation MNSPRNPPAILVMGPTASGKTALAMALADRFPIELISVDSAQVFRDMDIGTAKPDSATLERYPHRLIDLISPEESYSAARFRADALTAMDEITAVGKVPLLVGGTMLYFRALLQGLAELPQADAALRAEIDAEAAADGWPAMHAKLAALDPTTAARLHPTDSQRLQRALEICRLSGRPMSELLAESEQQRPPYDFLSISLLPSDRAVLHKRIERRFDEMLLGGLDEELAILRQKYALHANLPSMRCVGYRQMWDAQDGLCSKPEMRNRGVFATRQLAKRQITWLTNSFDAENFDCLDPTLTEKVSARTEAFLSSSTSA, from the coding sequence ATGAACTCCCCCCGCAATCCACCAGCCATCCTGGTCATGGGCCCCACGGCCTCAGGAAAGACGGCGCTCGCCATGGCACTGGCCGATCGTTTCCCCATTGAACTGATCAGCGTCGACTCAGCCCAGGTCTTTCGCGACATGGATATTGGCACCGCCAAGCCGGACAGCGCCACCTTGGAGCGCTACCCGCATCGCCTGATCGATCTGATTTCACCCGAGGAGAGCTACTCGGCCGCCCGCTTCCGCGCCGATGCGCTGACCGCCATGGACGAAATCACCGCGGTGGGCAAGGTACCGCTGCTGGTCGGCGGCACGATGCTCTATTTCCGCGCATTGCTGCAGGGATTGGCCGAGTTGCCCCAGGCCGATGCAGCGCTGCGCGCCGAGATCGATGCCGAAGCTGCTGCCGATGGCTGGCCGGCGATGCACGCCAAACTGGCTGCGCTTGACCCGACAACCGCCGCACGCCTGCATCCGACGGACAGCCAGCGCCTGCAGCGCGCCCTTGAAATCTGCCGCCTGAGCGGCCGCCCGATGTCCGAACTACTGGCCGAAAGCGAGCAACAGCGGCCACCTTATGATTTCCTGTCGATCAGCCTGCTGCCCTCTGACCGCGCCGTGCTGCACAAACGCATTGAACGGCGCTTTGACGAAATGCTGCTCGGTGGGCTGGATGAAGAACTGGCCATACTGCGCCAAAAATACGCGCTGCACGCCAATCTGCCGTCCATGCGCTGCGTCGGCTACCGGCAGATGTGGGATGCGCAGGATGGCCTGTGCAGCAAACCGGAAATGCGCAACCGTGGCGTCTTTGCCACCCGCCAGTTGGCCAAGCGCCAGATCACCTGGCTGACGAATTCTTTCGATGCCGAGAATTTCGATTGCCTGGATCCGACGCTGACCGAGAAAGTCAGCGCCCGAACCGAGGCGTTTCTCAGCTCTTCAACATCAGCTTGA